Sequence from the Marinilabiliales bacterium genome:
GGACTATAACCTTTGAGGATGGTTCTGTTGCTCATCTGTCAAAGGGTGATCACATAAATATCCCGGCGCACTGCAAGCATAGAGTATCGCGGACAGATCCCGGTCAATTAACTATCTGGTTGGCGGTGTTCTATAAGTAATATTAGCGTTTATTGTATGCAGATTAAATATCCTGAAACCGGTATCTGCGGCTTGTCCTGCAGGCTTTGCCCAGGTTTCCACACAGAAGGCAAAAGCAGGTGTGGCGGGTGCAAAAGCCAATACCGCATGGAGGCAGGTTGTCCTTAAAATACCCAATCGCTAAATATGACACCAAGAGAATCATTTATAGCAGCACTTGACCGGGAGATACCAGTTGGCCGAGTGCCTCATTTCGAGCTGGAGTTCTTTCTTACGATGGAAGCCTTCGGCCGGGTCCATCCATCTCAGAGGCAGTACCTGCAGTGGGAGCAGATGTCGGAACAGGAACGTACATTGCACAGGCGTGATGTAGCTGAACTGCACGTTGAAGTGGCTCGCCGGTACGAGCACGCCGGAATGCTTTATCACTCTCCGGCCGGATGGAAGGAAGATGATATCCGGTTGTCGATCGAACACGTACGCGAGTTGTCCGGAATGGACTACCTGATTACACTGCATGGTGATGCGACATACTCTATTCCCGGCGGGAATGACATGATGGACTTCGTCATGAAGCTCACTCACCAGCCGGATGAGATGAAGGAGGACTCCCGGCGTCTTGTTGATGAAGCACTGGCGCGGGGTGAACGAATCAGGAGATGGGGCTTTGTTGATGGGTTCTGCCTGTGCGCGGACTATTGCTTCAATGATAACCCGTTTCTGCCTCCAGACATGTTCGACGAGTTCGTCACACCCTATCTCAGGCAACTTGTGGCTGGTTATCGCGAAATGGGGTTCTACGTGATCAAGCATACAGATGGCAATATCATGCCTGTTCTTGACTCCCTGGTTTCTGCCAATCCTCATGCATTGCACAGCCTCGACCCGCAAGGCTTTGTTGACCTGGCCGAGGTCAAAAGACGTGTTGGCAATGAGGTCTGTCTGATCGGAAACGTCAACTGTGCCTTGCTTCAGACCGGAACCG
This genomic interval carries:
- a CDS encoding cupin, with the translated sequence TITFEDGSVAHLSKGDHINIPAHCKHRVSRTDPGQLTIWLAVFYK